A stretch of DNA from Pirellulales bacterium:
GAGCGATGCCTTTTGGTTTTTCCAACCGAAGCGTCCGAGTTTGCCGTCCTTCATTTTGGCTACGCGGCCTTGAATTTCGGGAAAGCCTTTGAATTTTTTGTTGGCTTGATCGATTAGCGCCTGATCGGGAATCTGATCGATCAGGCCGACGCCAAACAGCGCCGTGGGATTACGTCGCGAATGGACGAAGGAGAAATCCCCCATTTGCCCCTGCAAGCCTTGCTGTTGCACAAGTTGAGCTTGCGTTTTCAGCTGTTGCATTTTCTGCTCGGCTTCCACGTCGCTGGTGACTTGAATTTGACCCGCGGAAGCGTCCGCGTCTTCGGATGAATTAGCCGGCGCGTTGGGGGCGCCATTGAACTGTCCGAGGCCCGACATTTGCATCCGCCACGATTCGTATTTTTCGTCGGTGGAAAAGCGATGCAAAACCACGCTGCGGGCCGACGCAAAACCGGGGTGAATTTTCGCGAGTTCTTGTTTTTGGCGATTGATTTCCGCCAGTTGATCTTCCGGTTTCGGCTGGACAACGGGCGTGGCAGCGGCAGCAGTTTGGGGGACCGGCATACTGACGGCAGCGGTTTGTTGGCTGGGACCAGCCTGCGGGGTGTTGTTCGTCGCGGGTTGGGTTTCATTACTGGCAGCCGGCTGTGCGTCGCCGACAACACTTACTTGGATATTCGCGGGCTGGTGATCGCGGCTAGCCGCGGGCTGCGCGTGATTGTTACCAGCTGGCTGTGACTCGCCGGTTTGCGAAAGGCTGTTTACGAAAACATCCAAAATCATTCCGGGCAGCGTTTGCACTGCAGGCGCTGGCTGTTCTTGTTGTTGTTGCACCACCGGGTTGACAAAAGCCGTGATGATATCGACATTTTTGCTTGCAGTTCCGCCGCCGCCGGAACCCCCTTGGTTATGGCAGGCGACGCACGAACTGTCGTTGAAGACGGGTCCCAAACCGTCGCCGCCGTGGGAGCGCGGATCGTTGGGAATCCATTCGCGCTGGAAAAGCTCTTTCCCATCGGGCGCGGCGGCGGCTGACGTATTGGCTGGAGTCGCTGGGGGAGTGATTGTGTTCGTCGGCGGCATGCCTTGTTCGGCAGGAGCGGCGAAAACCGCGCCAGCCACTCCCATTGCAATCGCCGCCACCACGCAATTGAGCTTAGAAAACGTGGCCATGATTCGCTTCTCCCGAAGAGCCGTATTAGCACGTGCAGTACGAACCGCTCGAAGCGCCCTCTGATTATAGGAGATACCCCAGAAGAAGAGCAACGGTTTCGTTTGTAACAACCGCGTCAACTGTTCGGTCGAATCAATTTGGTCCTCCGATTTCGCAGAAAACGGCGTCTGGAACCTCCCCGTGCAGAAAACCAGCCGAAGCGGCCATGATTAGAATTGGGAATCAACTGGCAGCTAGCGCTCGTTTTCCGTCACTCTTCCCGAATGGTGCGCCAAAGAATTTGCCATTGCTCGGTATGACTGCCGTAGGCCAGGGAGCGATTTACATCCATGAGCACATCGGCGGATTTTCCGTCGTTGCCAGCCGAGCTGCGAATGCGGTACTTCACGATGACGTCGTCCCGAGAATCATCGCCGCCGGCAAAGGTGGCTGACAATGGCTCAATTTTTGCTTCGGCCCCCGCTTCCAACAGCATGTTGACGGCCGGCAGCTTCAAAAATTCATCGTAGGCTTTTTTCGCTTCAGGCGATTTGTCTTTAAGCTCGGTCTGGCCGACTTCAACCACGGCACGGACGCCCGCTGGCAGTGCCAATTGGTAAGCGGCCAAGGGTTGTTTATGCTGCAGCAGGTCCAGGAATTTCTCCGCGAAATGCGCGGCGCGGACTTCCACTAAATACTGCCGACTGAGGGTGCGCGCAGGTCCGGCCACGCCAAAAAAAATCGCTAAGAGCAAACCCAAGAGCGCCAGGTGCCAGCCGGAAAGGCGGCTCTCGGAAGCGTTAATTTTGCGCATGGCGACTATCGAAACGGCGCCCGCCGACACCGGGATAAACCACAACAGTGGTCCCACGATGGCCGCGGCCGAAAGCACCCCCAACAAAATGGCCGCCACCGCCCAGCCGCTGATGCGGCCGTATTCGACGATCTCGCGTTCCGCAGGGCTCAACGAAATGCCGGGTTGACGCATGGCAGAAAGCCGCAGGCTAGGGATCAAAAGACCAAAGAATTAAACCATGAAGCACATCGTTCTTCGAGGCGGGAATGGGTCCAGCGATTGAACTTTTAGGCACGGCGACTTTTCGACTCTGAGACTTTGGGCAATTGGACGCAAGCGACCCGTTCGGAATTACGGTCCGACGCTCAGGCTGGTTTGGGCTTCGAAGTCTTTGCGCCGCTGACCATATCTTAGAATGAAATCGCCCCGCGGATCAAACACGTGGGCATCCGGGTCACCGGGGGACGGGGTGCGCGACAAGGCGCTGCCGCTACTGATTTCGTGCATAAAGGCCAACCAGTTTCGGTCAGGGCCCAACCCGAAAAACATGCGAGTTTCCGGCGATTCCTGGAAACCCAGAAAGTTACGCTCCAGGGGGGCCAGATGCATGGTGAACAAAGTGAATTGGACCATGATCCAGCCCACGCCGATGGCAAAAATGACACCGCCGGTAACATCGACCACTTTTTTGAACCGCATGCGATGGCGAGAGAACAAATCGGTGGACAAACGAAATACCACCAAAGACACGACAAAGACGAGCCAGACGGCGATAAAATCACAGAAATAAGTGAGGCCGGGCCACATGCCTTCCAGCCGATTGGCGACTGGTTCGAAAAGATTGGAGGCCAGCACCGCTGCCATGAGCGTGTTGCAGAACATCAAACAAGCGCCCCACATGCCTTCGTTGAAAATGAAGGCCACGCAGATGGCGAAAATGGCCAGGATGATTAAATTAAGCATGGCTATGTAAATGACAAATGACGAAGCTCGAATGACGAAGGCAGCATTCAATTCCAATTTCGAATGACTAAAAGATCGCGAGGAGATTGAAATTGGACTTTGAACATTGGAAATGAGTTCGGCTATTTCGGGCGAATCGTGATACGAATTATTGCGTTATCCTTTCAGCACCCGTTGTAATTCCAACAGCGACGTGACGCCTTTTACGACCAAAACCAGACCTTCTTCCTGAAACGTTTTCATGCCGCCCTTGCGAGATGCGGCGCGGACCAAATCGAGTTTAGGGCTTTTCATAAGGACTTCGCGGACGCCGTCGTCGACGACCAGCAGTTCGAACAGCCCGGTACGTCCTTTGTAACCGATTCCCTGGCATTGGGGGCAGGGCTTTTTCGGATCGACCTGGGACGGGGTGCGAAACAAGGTTTGGACTTTCCCCGGCGGGATGCCGAACTGCTGCAGGATTTCGGCCGGCGCCGGATAGCCTTCCTTGCAGGCGTCGCACAGTTTGCGCACTAATCGGACGCAGATGACGCCGCTGACGGCATTTACAAAATCTTTGGGGGGCACTTTCAAGAGCAACACGCGCAACAAGGTTTCCGGGGCGTCTTTGGAGCGCATGCCGGCAAGGATGAGCCGATCTTCCTTGACTTGTTCGCACAACAGCTTGGCGGTAGGGCCGTCGGTCAGGCTTCGGACCACCAGGGCGTTGGGATACGTGCGAATAATTTTTTCCAAGGCCGGCACTGGTGTTTCTCCGGCCGCCGCATTGTATGTGGTGACCTGGAGATTTTCGATTTCGTGTTCACGATTGTTGACGTCTTCGACGGCGGCGAAATCGCGGACGTAACGGTCGCAGACTTTCAGCGCGGCGTCGAACAAATTACTCAATCCGCCGTACGGCATCGAACTAAAGACGACAAACCCGGACGTTCGCGCGAGCAATTGTTTCAATTGTTCCTGTGTTTTGGCGCGCAGGCCCAATTCTTCCAAGGTGTGAACCGGGGCCTTCGTGGGATGGAAATGGGCAACAACCCGCTCGCCGTTTTCTACGCCTACGCTTTGGAGCTTGCAAAAGTAATGATGACCCTGGTAATCGGCGGCCAAGGTGCCGCTTTGGCGCTTGGCGCGTTCGTTGGCATCGAGGCCGGCCATGGTTTTGAGCACGGCCACAATCATATTGCCGGAGTTGTTGTCGCGCGGGTCGACATTGTGCCACACGCCGTCGATTTGGAAGCGCACGCCGACATTTGCGGCGGTGCATTCCAACATGATGGCATCGCCCCGCCGATCGAGCATATCGGCGACCAGGTCTTTGCTGGCGACATAGCCTGGGGAGCGGCGTGCCAACAAGAGGTTCGCTTCGCCGTCGCGTCCGCCGCCGGCCGTGGCTTTAAACTTAACGGGCGCTCCTTTTTCATGGTCAAGCTGCCGTTCGGTGGAAACTTTCACACCGACTTTGCCGGCGACGGCGGCGAAGACGTGCCGCAAATGATCGGGCGTTAACACACGTTGGTGCGAATCGACGCCCTTGTTGCGGATGATGATGTAAACACCCAACGGCGCCAAATAAGCCACGGCCATGAGGGGATAAGCCACTTCGAACCAGGGCAAGAGCCACATCAAAAAAAATGCGGCCACAAACGGACCAAACATGACACTGTTCCAGACCATGTAAGTCATGTCCAGCCGCAGGCAATCCTGGCTGACCCAGTCGGCAGTTTTCACCCAGAGCAAAAACAAGATCCACATCAGAAAGAAACGGGACAAGCTGAGATAAAATCCCTGGCCGCGTCCCAGGCTGGGGTCTTTGCCAAACTGGGTAGCCGCGGGGAGCGGATAATGGGGCCAACCTTTGCCTGCTTCGGGCTGGACGGCCGGTGCATCGACCGGAGGCTGAGCGGGCGCGCGTGGTGGCGACCAAAATATGATGGCCAAGGCCACGCAACCAAAAATCAGCGCTGCCCAACGTGACATCAAAGCATTCCCGATG
This window harbors:
- a CDS encoding di-heme oxidoredictase family protein encodes the protein MATFSKLNCVVAAIAMGVAGAVFAAPAEQGMPPTNTITPPATPANTSAAAAPDGKELFQREWIPNDPRSHGGDGLGPVFNDSSCVACHNQGGSGGGGTASKNVDIITAFVNPVVQQQQEQPAPAVQTLPGMILDVFVNSLSQTGESQPAGNNHAQPAASRDHQPANIQVSVVGDAQPAASNETQPATNNTPQAGPSQQTAAVSMPVPQTAAAATPVVQPKPEDQLAEINRQKQELAKIHPGFASARSVVLHRFSTDEKYESWRMQMSGLGQFNGAPNAPANSSEDADASAGQIQVTSDVEAEQKMQQLKTQAQLVQQQGLQGQMGDFSFVHSRRNPTALFGVGLIDQIPDQALIDQANKKFKGFPEIQGRVAKMKDGKLGRFGWKNQKASLYEFAMTACAVELGLDVPDHPQAGLPLNPNYKPNGHDLNQAECLALVDYLRNLPAPVQHKPGTPQEAEILSAGEKQFAAVGCANCHAQQLGNVTGIYSDLLLHDMGPELGDSGNYGVFVPDSPEEEQQADPIPSLQAGTLNGGPAHVLTKAEREKTFGALRQEWRTPPLWGVRDSGPYLHDGRAETLEQAVAFHGGEAANSAKQFFMLKPAERTQVVAFLKSLTAPEQTAAAE
- a CDS encoding CvpA family protein; its protein translation is MLNLIILAIFAICVAFIFNEGMWGACLMFCNTLMAAVLASNLFEPVANRLEGMWPGLTYFCDFIAVWLVFVVSLVVFRLSTDLFSRHRMRFKKVVDVTGGVIFAIGVGWIMVQFTLFTMHLAPLERNFLGFQESPETRMFFGLGPDRNWLAFMHEISSGSALSRTPSPGDPDAHVFDPRGDFILRYGQRRKDFEAQTSLSVGP
- a CDS encoding ATPase, T2SS/T4P/T4SS family; this encodes MSRWAALIFGCVALAIIFWSPPRAPAQPPVDAPAVQPEAGKGWPHYPLPAATQFGKDPSLGRGQGFYLSLSRFFLMWILFLLWVKTADWVSQDCLRLDMTYMVWNSVMFGPFVAAFFLMWLLPWFEVAYPLMAVAYLAPLGVYIIIRNKGVDSHQRVLTPDHLRHVFAAVAGKVGVKVSTERQLDHEKGAPVKFKATAGGGRDGEANLLLARRSPGYVASKDLVADMLDRRGDAIMLECTAANVGVRFQIDGVWHNVDPRDNNSGNMIVAVLKTMAGLDANERAKRQSGTLAADYQGHHYFCKLQSVGVENGERVVAHFHPTKAPVHTLEELGLRAKTQEQLKQLLARTSGFVVFSSMPYGGLSNLFDAALKVCDRYVRDFAAVEDVNNREHEIENLQVTTYNAAAGETPVPALEKIIRTYPNALVVRSLTDGPTAKLLCEQVKEDRLILAGMRSKDAPETLLRVLLLKVPPKDFVNAVSGVICVRLVRKLCDACKEGYPAPAEILQQFGIPPGKVQTLFRTPSQVDPKKPCPQCQGIGYKGRTGLFELLVVDDGVREVLMKSPKLDLVRAASRKGGMKTFQEEGLVLVVKGVTSLLELQRVLKG